One Panicum virgatum strain AP13 chromosome 9K, P.virgatum_v5, whole genome shotgun sequence genomic region harbors:
- the LOC120646830 gene encoding 3-ketoacyl-CoA synthase 6-like: MPAAGGVFSGSVNLKYVKLGYQYLVNHFLTLLLVPVIAATALELARLGPGELLSLWRSLELDLVHILCSAFLVVFVGTVYVMSRPRPVYLVDYACYKPPASCRAPFATFMEHTRLISDDDKSVRFQTRILERSGIGEETCLPPANHYIPPNPSMEAARAEAQLVIFSAIDDLVRRTGLKPKDIDILVVNCSLFSPTPSLSAMIINKYKLRSNIRSFNLSGMGCSAGLISIDLARDMLQVHPNSNALVVSTEIITPNFYQGSRRDMLLPNCLFRMGAAAILLSNRRREARRAKYRLVHVVRTHKGADDRAYRCVYQEEDEQGFSGISLSKELMAIAGDALKSNITTIGPLVLPMSEQLLFFFRLVGRKLVNKSWRPYIPDFKLAFEHFCIHAGGRAVIDELQKNLQLSARHVEASRMTLHRFGNTSSSSLWYELAYIEAKGRMRRGDRVWQIGFGSGFKCNSAVWKCLRTIKTPTNGPWDDCIHRYPVDIPEVVKL, encoded by the exons atgccggcggcgggcggcgtgttCTCCGGGTCGGTGAACCTCAAGTACGTGAAGCTGGGGTACCAGTACCTGGTGAACCACTTCCtgacgctgctgctggtgccggTGATAGCGGCCACCGCGCTGGAGCTGGCGCGCCTGGGCCCCGGCGAGCTGCTCTCGCTGTGGCGGTCGCTGGAGCTGGACCTCGTCCACATCCTCTGCTCCGCCTTCCTCGTCGTCTTCGTCGGCACCGTCTACGTCATGTCGCGCCCCCGGCCCGTGTACCTGGTGGACTACGCCTGCTACAAGCCCCCCGCCAGCTGCCGGGCGCCCTTCGCCACCTTCATGGAGCACACGCGCCTCATCAGCGACGACGACAAGAGCGTGCGCTTCCAGACCAGGATCCTCGAGCGCTCGGGGATCGGCGAGGAAACGTGCCTCCCGCCCGCCAACCACTACATCCCGCCCAATCCCAGCATggaggccgcgcgcgccgaggcGCAGCTCGTCATCTTCTCCGCCATCGACGACCTCGTCCGCCGCACGGGGCTCAAGCCCAAGGACATCGACATCCTCGTCGTTAACTGCAGCCTCTTCTCCCCGACGCCCTCGCTCTCCGCCATGATCATCAACAAGTACAAGCTCCGGAGCAACATCCGCAGCTTCAACCTCTCCGGCATGGGGTGCAGCGCCGGCCTCATCTCCATCGATCTAGCGCGGGACATGCTGCAG GTGCACCCCAACTCGAACGCCCTCGTGGTGTCCACGGAGATCATCACGCCCAACTTCTACCAGGGCTCCCGGCGCGACATGCTGCTGCCCAACTGCCTCTTCCGcatgggcgcggcggcgatccTGCTCTCCAACCGGCGCCGCGAGGCCCGCCGCGCCAAGTACCGGCTGGTGCACGTGGTGCGCACGCACAAGGGCGCCGACGACCGCGCGTACCGGTGCGTGTAccaggaggaggacgagcagGGTTTCTCCGGCATCTCGCTCTCCAAGGAGCTCAtggccatcgccggcgacgccctCAAGTCCAACATCACCACCATCGGCCCGCTGGTGCTGCCCATGTCGGAGCagctgctcttcttcttccgccTGGTGGGCCGCAAGCTCGTCAACAAGAGCTGGAGGCCCTACATCCCGGACTTCAAGCTGGCGTTCGAGCACTTCTGCAtccacgccggcggccgcgcggtcATCGACGAGCTGCAGAAGAACCTGCAGCTGTCGGCGCGGCACGTGGAGGCGTCGCGCATGACGCTGCACCGCTTCGGCAACACCTCCAGCAGCTCGCTCTGGTACGAGCTCGCCTACATCGAGGCCAAGGGCCGCATGCGCCGCGGCGACCGCGTCTGGCAGATCGGCTTCGGCAGCGGCTTCAAGTGCAACAGCGCCGTCTGGAAGTGCCTCCGCACCATCAAGACGCCCACCAACGGGCCCTGGGACGACTGCATCCACCGCTACCCCGTCGACATTCCGGAGGTCGTCAAGCTCTGA
- the LOC120646831 gene encoding 50S ribosomal protein L15, chloroplastic-like, which translates to MASITVLSLAPTAGATFLHIPASTSSFVAAPGILTSRRAAPRALPLRARPLRRVTVVCSGAAAAAEASDAAAPAEKFRLDNLGPQKGSRRRPKRKGRGIAAGQGASCGFGMRGQKSRSGPGVRRGFEGGQMPLYRRIPKLRGIAGGMHIGLPKYVPFNLKDIVRGGFKDGDELSLETLKSRGLINPSGRERKLPLKILGDGDVSVKLNIKAGAFSASAKEKLEAAGCNLTLLPKRKKWLSQNYLKNQARAEEYFAKKKAGAGESDGTSA; encoded by the exons ATGGCTTCCATCACCGTCCTTTCCCTCGCTCCCACCGCCGGAGCCACCTTCCTCCACATCccagcctccacctcctccttcgTCGCCGCTCCCGGAATCCTCACCAGCCGCCGGGCAGCGCCCCGCGCCCTCCcgctccgcgcgcgcccgcTGCGCCGCGTCACCGTCGTCTGCAGCGGCGCCGCTGCggcagccgaggcctcggatgcggcggcgcccgccgagAAGTTTCGGCTCGACAACCTGGGCCCGCAGAAGGGGTCCCGGCGGCGGCCCAAGCGTAAGGGGCGCGGTATCGCGGCGGGCCAGGGCGCGAGCTGCGGGTTCGGAATGCGTGGGCAGAAATCGCGCTCGGGGCCCGGCGTCCGGCGCGGGTTCGAGGGAGGGCAGATGCCGCTCTACCGCCGGATTCCCAAGCTACGCGGCATTGCCGGCG GAATGCACATTGGGTTGCCGAAGTATGTGCCATTCAATTTAAAAGATATAGTGCGTGGTGGATTCAAAGATGGTGACGAGCTATCACTGGAGACCCTGAAATCACGGGGCTTGATCAATCCTTCAGGCAGGGAAAGGAAGCTGCCATTGAAG ATTTTAGGGGATGGTGATGTGTCAGTCAAGTTGAACATCAAGGCTGGAGCATTCTCAGCATCGGCTAAAGAGAAGCTTGAGGCAGCTGGTTGTAACCTGACTCTATTGCCTAAACGGAAGAAATGGCTTTCACAGAATTATCTGAAGAACCAAGCCCGTGCAGAAGAGTACTTTGCCAAGAAAAAAGCTGGTGCTGGTGAATCCGATGGCACCTCTGCGTAG
- the LOC120648214 gene encoding uncharacterized protein LOC120648214, which yields MCLTICIHAFGCLACRHKQQCPGSYCIVQDSLPRGPKVEDALNEGKAEEAVGRSSHFTHNSDKGGRSNKNEREDASAEFLHVHDSRVGCSGLESSSRDRSSKKIKISKDDCCDLQIVGTVHEAPKHPRTAVLENQEYTRRKKKKQRKVDSYSVIIEWLNYYCFSDSDEDEVPLINKRTERRRRQKLHDMSIARLSSNDVVSVSPPSDTVGSCLPDPGDNSKLEIAPASQPEERSSQIHPVGSNGVAGNQAGHGSLSSPLDSPIRGEIVDISDG from the exons ATGTGTCTG ACTATCTGTATTCATGCATTTGGATGTTTGGCTTGCAGACACAAGCAGCAGTGCCCGGGTAGCTATTGTATAGTTCAAGATTCATTACCTAGAGGTCCAAAAG TGGAAGACGCACTCAATGAGGGCAAGGCTGAAGAAGCTGTCGGCAGAAGTTCGCACTTCACACATAATTCAGACAAGGGTGGAAGAAGCAATAAAAATGAACGGGAAGATGCCTCCGCTGAGTTCCTTCATGTTCATGATAGTAGAGTTGGCTGTTCAGGACTGGAGTCCTCCTCAAGAGACCGGTCCAGCaagaaaatcaaaatttcaaaggaTGATTGCTGTGACCTTCAAATTGTAGGAACAGTTCATGAAGCACCAAAACATCCGAGAACAGCTGTATTAGAGAACCAAGAGTACACGAGacggaagaaaaagaaacaaagaaaggtgGATAGCTACTCAGTAATAATTGAATGGCTGAATTACTATTGTTTTAGTGATTCAGATGAGGATGAGGTGCCATTGATTAATAAGAGAACAGAAAGAAGACGACGACAAAAATTACATGACATGTCTATAGCCAGGTTATCCAGCAATGATGTTGTGTCTGTAAGCCCACCTTCTGATACAGTTGGTTCTTGCCTGCCAGATCCAGGGGACAACAGCAAACTTGAAATTGCGCCAGCTTCTCAGCCTGAAGAAAGATCCTCGCAAATTCATCCTGTGGGTAGTAATGGAGTTGCTGGAAATCAAGCTGGTCATGGATCTCTGTCTTCTCCGTTGGATTCACCAATTAGAGGTGAAATTGTtgacatttcagatggttga
- the LOC120646833 gene encoding beta-hexosaminidase 2-like has product MAASPYLLLLLLLVHPAAAPASRELPPSQPPPPRPPQKVQVWPKPVTVSWPTAVYAPLAPSFSIRASPSQPSLRHAIAYYGRLIRSERHAPIVPPANYTLSRVPIGLLALSVSDPDLPLGPGVDESYTLSVPPNSGSADISAATTWGAIRGLETFSQLSWAGGGAAAGGQPIVPCDIEISDHPLFTHRGILLDTARNYYPVRDILRTIRAMAFNKLNVFHWHITDSQSFPLVLPSVPNLANFGSYSPEMRYTDQDVRRVVRFAEAFGIRVIPEIDMPGHAGSWAGAYPEIVTCANKFWAPAAKPALAAEPGTGQLNPLNPKTYRVAQDVLRDLAVLFPDPYLHGGADEVNTACWEDDPVVRRFLADGGSHDRLLELFVNATRPFLVNELNRTVVYWEDVLLGPKVSVGQTVLPRDTTVLQTWNNGADNTKRIVAAGYRAIVSSASYYYLDCGHGGWVGNDSRYDVQDKEREGTPLFNDPGGTGGSWCAPFKTWQRIYDYDILHGLTEDEATRVLGGEVALWSEQSDAVVLDARLWPRAAAAAETLWSGNKGANGRKRYANATARLNEWRYRMVARGIRAEPIQPLWCPLHPRMCHLSE; this is encoded by the exons ATGGCGGCGTCGCCgtatctcctcctcctcctgctgctcgtcCATCCAGCAGCCGCACCCGCCTCCCGCGAGCTGCCGCCTtcgcagccgccaccgccgcggccgcctcagAAGGTGCAGGTGTGGCCCAAGCCGGTGACCGTCTCGTGGCCGACGGCGGTGTACGCGCCGCTGGCCCCGTCGTTCAGCATCCGCGCCTCGCCGTCGCAACCGTCGCTCCGCCACGCCATCGCCTACTACGGCCGCCTCATCCGCAGCGAGCGCCACGCGCCGATTGTGCCCCCCGCCAACTACACCCTCTCCCGCGTCCCCATCGGCCTGCTCGCGCTCTCCGTCTCCGACCCCGACCTCCCGCTCGGCCCCGGCGTCGACGAGTCCTACACGCTCTCCGTGCCCCCCAACTCCGGCTCCGCCGACATCTCCGCCGCCACGACATGGGGCGCCATCCGTGGCCTCGAGACCTTCTCCCAGCTGTcctgggcgggcggcggcgccgccgcgggcggccaGCCGATCGTCCCCTGCGACATCGAGATCTCCGACCACCCCCTCTTCACCCACCGCGGCATCCTCCTCGACACCGCCCGGAACTACTACCCCGTCCGCGACATCCTTCGCACCATCCGCGCCATGGCCTTCAACAAGCTCAACGTGTTCCACTGGCACATCACCGACTCCCAGTCGTTCCCCCTCGTCCTCCCCTCCGTCCCCAATCTCGCCAATTTCGGTTCCTACTCCCCCGAAATGCGCTACACGGACCAGGACGTCCGCCGCGTCGTCCGCTTCGCCGAGGCCTTCGGCATCCGCGTCATCCCCGAGATCGACATGCCCG GGCACGCGGGGTCGTGGGCGGGCGCGTACCCGGAGATCGTGACCTGCGCCAACAAGTTCTGGGCCCCGGCGGCGAAGCCGGCCCTGGCGGCGGAGCCCGGCACGGGGCAGCTGAACCCGCTCAACCCCAAGACGTACCGCGTGGCGCAGGACGTGCTGCGCGACCTGGCGGTGCTGTTCCCGGACCCGtacctccacggcggcgcggacgaGGTGAACACGGCGTGCTGGGAGGACGACCCCGTGGTGCGGCGCTTCCTGGCGGACGGCGGCTCCCACGACCGGCTGCTGGAGCTGTTCGTGAACGCGACGCGGCCGttcctggtgaacgagctcaaCCGCACGGTGGTATACTGGGAGGACGTCCTCCTGGGGCCCAAGGTGTCGGTGGGGCAGACGGTGCTCCCCCGCGACACCACCGTGCTGCAGACCTGGAACAACGGCGCCGACAACACCAAGCGCATCGTGGCCGCCGGCTACCGCGCCATCGTCTCCTCCGCGTCCTACTACTACCTGGACTGCGGGCACGGCGGGTGGGTCGGCAACGACAGccggtacgacgtgcaggacaAGGAGCGCGAGGGCACGCCGCTGTTCAACGACCCCGGCGGCACGGGCGGGTCCTGGTGCGCGCCCTTCAAGACGTGGCAGCGCATCTACGACTACGACATCCTGCACGGGCTCACGGAGGACGAGGCCACGCgggtgctcggcggcgaggtggcgctgTGGTCGGAGCAGTCGGACGCCGTCGTGCTGGACGCCAGGCTCtggcccagggccgccgccgccgccgagacgCTCTGGTCCGGGAACAAGGGCGCCAACGGGAGGAAGCGCTACGCCAACGCCACGGCCCGGCTCAACGAGTGGAGGTACCGAATGGTGGCGCGCGGCATCCGCGCCGAGCCGATCCAGCCGCTATGGTGCCCGCTGCACCCGCGCATGTGCCACCTCTCGGAGTAG